Proteins found in one Nostoc sp. NIES-3756 genomic segment:
- the rplY gene encoding 50S ribosomal protein L25: protein MPLTVETKKRPEGSKPNALRRSGLIPANLYGHNGRESISLVVDAKVVERLLKAAAVKKTEIELNIPELQWTGKTVLQEVQVHPAKGTPYHISFLATAKG from the coding sequence ATGCCTTTGACAGTCGAAACTAAAAAACGTCCAGAAGGCAGCAAACCAAATGCTTTGCGCCGCTCTGGACTCATCCCCGCTAACCTTTACGGACACAACGGTAGAGAATCAATTTCTTTGGTAGTTGATGCCAAAGTAGTTGAAAGATTACTCAAAGCTGCTGCTGTGAAAAAAACCGAAATTGAACTCAACATTCCCGAACTGCAATGGACTGGTAAAACAGTTTTACAAGAAGTTCAGGTGCATCCAGCTAAGGGTACACCATATCACATCAGCTTTCTTGCCACTG